One genomic region from Chromatiales bacterium 21-64-14 encodes:
- a CDS encoding ATP phosphoribosyltransferase regulatory subunit → MTDQDRWLLPEGIEELLPPWAERLERLSRALLDLYRSWGYERVMPPLIEYLESLLTGTGNDLDLQTFKLTDQLTGRLMGVRADITPQVARIDAHRLNRDTPTRLCYLDRVLRTRPEEPGGPRSPLQVGVELYGHSGIESDVEVLCLMLETLELTGVSQVHVDLGHVGIFRGLARAAGLDAEQEVALFDALQRKALPEIREQLGRCGIDAEQRRMLAGLAGWNGDEGCLAEAEQGLRGAGTDVLEALGELRVIATALRTRWPNLPMYFDLAELRGYHYQTGVVFAAFTPGRGQEVARGGRYDDIGRVFGRARAATGFSADLQQLMSMAQTSGEPQGPGAIFAPWGDAPGLQARVRELRAAGERVIGALPGQHGGAADLGCDRVLVKRDGVWVVELGGG, encoded by the coding sequence ATGACCGACCAGGACCGCTGGCTGTTGCCGGAAGGCATCGAGGAATTGCTCCCGCCCTGGGCCGAACGCCTGGAACGGCTGAGCCGCGCGCTGCTGGATCTGTACCGGAGCTGGGGGTACGAGCGGGTCATGCCGCCCCTGATCGAATACCTGGAGTCGCTGCTGACCGGGACCGGCAACGATCTGGATCTCCAGACCTTCAAGTTGACGGATCAGCTCACCGGCCGGCTGATGGGCGTGCGCGCGGACATCACGCCCCAGGTGGCGCGCATCGACGCCCATCGCCTGAACCGGGATACGCCCACTCGTCTGTGCTACCTGGACCGGGTGCTGCGCACCCGGCCGGAGGAACCGGGTGGGCCGCGCAGTCCGCTCCAGGTCGGGGTGGAGCTCTACGGGCACTCCGGGATCGAGAGCGACGTGGAGGTCCTGTGCCTGATGCTGGAGACCCTGGAACTCACCGGCGTGTCCCAAGTGCATGTCGATCTTGGCCATGTGGGCATCTTCCGTGGCCTAGCCCGGGCGGCCGGGCTGGACGCGGAACAGGAGGTTGCTTTGTTCGACGCGCTCCAGCGCAAGGCGCTGCCGGAAATCCGGGAGCAGTTGGGGCGCTGCGGGATCGACGCGGAACAACGGCGCATGCTCGCGGGCCTCGCCGGTTGGAACGGCGACGAGGGGTGTCTCGCCGAGGCGGAGCAGGGCTTGCGCGGCGCCGGTACCGACGTCCTGGAGGCGCTCGGGGAACTGCGCGTCATTGCCACCGCCCTGCGCACCCGGTGGCCCAATTTGCCCATGTACTTCGATCTGGCGGAGTTGCGTGGCTATCACTACCAGACCGGGGTGGTATTCGCCGCCTTCACCCCGGGCCGCGGCCAGGAGGTGGCCCGCGGCGGGCGTTATGACGACATCGGCCGGGTGTTCGGCCGTGCGCGGGCGGCCACCGGCTTCAGCGCTGATCTGCAGCAGTTGATGTCCATGGCCCAGACTTCAGGGGAGCCGCAGGGTCCGGGCGCCATCTTCGCGCCCTGGGGCGACGCCCCGGGATTGCAGGCGCGGGTGCGGGAACTGCGCGCCGCGGGCGAGCGGGTGATCGGCGCGCTGCCGGGACAGCACGGCGGAGCGGCGGACCTGGGTTGTGACCGGGTGCTGGTCAAGCGGGACGGCGTTTGGGTCGTGGAACTCGGCGGCGGCTGA
- a CDS encoding 23S rRNA (guanosine(2251)-2'-O)-methyltransferase RlmB — MASEHWVFGYHAVRAALSEGADHVEVLWVQLGRRDARIAGLMGRAEAAGVVIHRAPRAALDERCGGGRHQGVVARCRTPPAVQTVDLDSLLAAAGADLFLLVLDGVQDPHNLGACLRTAEAAGVQGVILPRDRAVGITSTVRKVASGAAEVIPLLQVTNLARTLRTLRDAGVRLVGAAPEAPATVYQADLRGPLALVLGGEEKGLRRLTREGCDLLVHLPMAGRVESLNVAVAAGVLLFEAQRQRRGR; from the coding sequence GTGGCTTCCGAGCACTGGGTCTTCGGGTATCACGCGGTGCGCGCGGCCCTCTCTGAGGGCGCCGACCACGTGGAGGTCCTGTGGGTGCAACTGGGCCGGCGCGATGCCCGGATCGCAGGGTTGATGGGCCGGGCGGAGGCCGCCGGCGTGGTGATCCACCGCGCCCCCCGCGCGGCCTTGGACGAGCGCTGCGGCGGTGGCCGTCACCAGGGGGTCGTGGCGCGCTGCCGTACGCCGCCCGCGGTCCAGACGGTGGACCTGGATTCCCTGCTGGCGGCGGCTGGCGCGGACTTGTTTCTGCTGGTGTTGGACGGCGTGCAGGATCCCCACAACCTGGGAGCGTGCCTGCGCACTGCAGAGGCAGCGGGCGTTCAGGGGGTCATCCTGCCCCGGGATCGCGCCGTGGGGATCACGTCCACCGTGCGCAAGGTCGCCAGCGGCGCCGCCGAGGTGATCCCGCTGTTGCAGGTGACCAACCTGGCCCGCACCCTGCGCACGCTCCGGGACGCGGGGGTCCGCTTGGTGGGGGCCGCTCCAGAGGCGCCGGCCACGGTGTATCAGGCCGACCTGCGCGGTCCCCTGGCCCTGGTTCTCGGGGGAGAGGAGAAGGGATTGCGGCGCCTGACCCGAGAGGGCTGCGACCTGCTGGTCCATTTGCCCATGGCGGGGCGGGTGGAGAGCCTGAACGTAGCGGTCGCGGCCGGCGTGCTGCTGTTCGAGGCGCAGCGTCAGCGCCGCGGCCGGTAG
- a CDS encoding ribonuclease R: protein MASRRRSQDPFAEREAYKYEHPIPSREFILSYMAERAAPLRLEELAEGLGLTDERDGEALRRRLGAMERDGQVIRNRSRHYLLVNQADLVSGRVIAHPDGFGFLVPDDGGEDLYVPARDMRALLHGDRAVMRVVEVDRRGRRVAALVEVLERNTETVVGRFFRESGLGFVVPDNKRIHQHIVVPPDHQGDAIHGQIVVVRIMEQPTLRTQPIGAVAEILGDHMAPGMEVDMAIHAHDIPADWPSEVLAEAARFGDQVPDEARQGREDLRDLPLVTIDGADARDFDDAVYCERRGRSWRVLVAIADVSWYVRPGSALDVEARRRGTSVYFPDRVIPMLPEQLSNGLCSLNPDRDRLCMVCELQVDTEGKVTRSRFFEGLMRSHARLTYEAVAAMLVEGDADLRKRHAALVPHLEELYALYQALRQARETRGAIDFETTETRIEYGPDRRIERIVPVVRNDAHRLIEECMISANVAAARFLEKQRMVALYRVHEGPSADKLEDLRAFLAELGLRLGGGARPEAHHFAELVTKVQGRPDAHLIQTVLLRSLSQAVYSPENVGHFGLALDGYAHFTSPIRRYPDLLVHRAIRHRLAGAEPQEFDYTHADMVALGGHCSTTERRADEATRDAVTWLKCEYMMDKVGQAFEGTITGVTGFGVFVELDGIHVEGLVHITALGADYFHFDPVHHRLTGERTAQAYRLADRIHVKVVRVDLDERKIDFELAQPAGGTAAPRRGARRGGKGGAKDGAQGAATGDRERGATRHPKRKRRRS, encoded by the coding sequence ATGGCTAGCCGCCGCCGAAGCCAGGATCCATTCGCGGAACGCGAGGCCTACAAGTACGAGCATCCGATCCCGAGCCGCGAGTTCATCCTGAGCTACATGGCCGAACGGGCCGCGCCGCTGCGCTTGGAGGAACTCGCCGAGGGACTCGGGCTGACGGACGAGCGCGACGGAGAGGCCTTGCGCCGGCGCTTGGGTGCCATGGAGCGTGACGGTCAGGTGATCCGCAATCGCAGCAGACACTACCTGCTGGTGAATCAGGCCGACCTGGTCAGTGGACGGGTGATTGCCCATCCCGATGGATTCGGGTTCCTGGTGCCGGACGACGGTGGCGAGGATCTCTATGTGCCGGCCCGCGACATGCGCGCCCTGTTGCACGGGGACCGCGCGGTGATGCGGGTCGTGGAGGTGGACCGCCGCGGCCGGCGGGTCGCCGCCCTGGTGGAGGTGTTGGAGCGCAACACCGAAACGGTGGTGGGTCGCTTCTTCCGCGAGTCGGGGCTCGGCTTCGTGGTGCCGGACAACAAGCGCATCCACCAGCACATCGTGGTCCCGCCGGACCATCAGGGCGACGCGATTCACGGCCAGATCGTGGTGGTGCGCATTATGGAGCAGCCGACCCTGCGTACCCAGCCCATCGGTGCGGTGGCGGAGATCCTCGGCGACCACATGGCGCCGGGGATGGAAGTGGACATGGCCATCCACGCCCACGACATTCCTGCGGACTGGCCGTCCGAGGTGCTGGCGGAGGCGGCGCGCTTCGGTGATCAGGTGCCGGATGAGGCGCGGCAGGGACGCGAGGACCTGCGCGATCTGCCGCTGGTAACCATCGACGGAGCCGATGCGCGCGATTTTGACGATGCGGTCTACTGCGAACGGCGCGGGCGCAGCTGGCGTGTACTGGTGGCCATCGCGGACGTCTCCTGGTACGTGCGCCCCGGCAGCGCATTGGACGTGGAGGCGCGGCGGCGCGGTACCTCCGTATATTTCCCGGACCGTGTGATCCCGATGCTGCCGGAGCAACTGTCCAACGGACTGTGTTCCCTGAATCCCGACCGGGACCGGCTGTGCATGGTGTGTGAACTCCAGGTGGATACCGAGGGCAAGGTCACGCGCTCGCGGTTCTTCGAGGGGTTGATGCGCTCCCACGCGCGCCTGACCTACGAGGCGGTGGCCGCGATGTTGGTGGAGGGCGATGCGGACCTGCGCAAGCGCCACGCCGCTCTGGTGCCGCATCTGGAGGAACTCTACGCACTGTATCAGGCACTGCGTCAGGCGCGCGAAACCCGCGGTGCCATCGACTTCGAAACCACCGAGACACGCATTGAATACGGGCCGGACCGGCGCATCGAACGTATCGTGCCGGTGGTACGCAACGATGCCCACCGGCTCATTGAGGAATGCATGATCTCCGCCAATGTGGCGGCGGCGCGCTTCCTGGAAAAACAGCGCATGGTCGCCCTGTACCGGGTGCACGAGGGGCCCAGTGCCGACAAGCTCGAGGATCTGCGGGCGTTTTTGGCTGAACTCGGCCTGCGCCTGGGCGGCGGGGCGCGTCCCGAGGCGCACCATTTTGCGGAACTGGTGACAAAGGTGCAGGGACGTCCCGACGCGCATCTGATTCAGACGGTGCTGTTGCGCTCCCTGTCCCAGGCGGTCTACAGCCCGGAAAACGTCGGGCATTTCGGCCTTGCGCTGGATGGCTATGCCCATTTTACGTCGCCGATCCGCCGCTATCCGGACCTGCTGGTCCACCGTGCGATCCGCCATCGGCTGGCCGGCGCAGAACCGCAGGAGTTTGACTATACCCATGCCGACATGGTGGCGTTGGGGGGCCATTGTTCCACCACCGAGCGGCGCGCCGACGAGGCCACCCGCGACGCGGTCACCTGGCTGAAGTGCGAATACATGATGGACAAGGTCGGACAGGCCTTTGAAGGGACCATCACCGGGGTGACGGGGTTCGGGGTGTTCGTGGAGTTGGACGGGATCCATGTGGAGGGCCTGGTGCATATTACCGCGCTCGGCGCCGATTATTTCCACTTCGATCCGGTGCATCACCGTCTGACCGGCGAGCGCACCGCCCAGGCGTACCGGCTCGCGGACCGGATCCACGTCAAGGTGGTACGGGTGGATCTGGACGAACGCAAGATCGACTTTGAACTCGCGCAGCCCGCGGGCGGTACCGCCGCGCCGCGCCGCGGGGCCCGGCGTGGCGGCAAAGGCGGCGCCAAGGACGGTGCGCAAGGCGCGGCCACCGGGGACCGGGAGCGCGGCGCTACCCGTCATCCAAAGCGCAAGCGGCGGCGTTCGTGA
- a CDS encoding adenylosuccinate synthase: MGRNVVVVGTQWGDEGKGKVVDLLTDQVAAVVRFQGGHNAGHTLVIEGHKTVLHLIPSGILRAGVRCLIGNGVVLSPQALLEEIDMLEANGVPAQERLGISEACPLILPYHVALDHARERARGKAAIGTTGRGIGPAYEDKVARRALRLGDIFHRERFAAKLGEVLDAHNFALQHYYKTEPVDFQQVLEGTLELAERIRPMVADVPELLYGYQARGESVLFEGAQGTLLDIDHGTYPFVTSSNTTAGGAATGSGVGPRYFDYILGITKAYTTRVGAGPFPTELMDAMGEHLARRGHEFGATTGRPRRCGWFDAVALRRSIQINSVSGLCITKLDVLDGLDTIRLCVGYRCGGADRATPPVGAEAFADCTPIYEEVPGWKESTVGVKHYDGLPANARAYLKRIEEVVQTPVDIISTGPERSETIILRHPFA; this comes from the coding sequence ATGGGTAGAAATGTTGTCGTAGTGGGCACCCAGTGGGGGGACGAGGGCAAGGGCAAGGTCGTGGACCTGCTCACCGATCAGGTCGCCGCCGTGGTGCGGTTCCAGGGTGGGCACAACGCCGGCCACACCCTGGTGATCGAGGGACACAAAACCGTTCTGCACCTGATCCCCTCCGGCATCCTGCGCGCGGGGGTGCGGTGTCTGATCGGCAACGGCGTTGTGCTTTCGCCTCAGGCCTTGCTGGAAGAGATCGACATGCTGGAGGCCAACGGCGTTCCGGCGCAGGAACGGCTGGGCATCAGCGAGGCCTGTCCGTTGATCCTGCCTTACCACGTGGCCCTGGACCATGCGCGGGAACGCGCCCGCGGCAAGGCGGCCATTGGTACCACCGGTCGCGGTATTGGCCCCGCTTATGAAGACAAGGTCGCGCGCCGCGCCCTGCGCCTGGGGGATATATTCCACCGTGAGCGCTTCGCCGCGAAGCTCGGCGAGGTGCTGGATGCACACAATTTCGCGCTGCAGCACTATTACAAGACCGAGCCGGTGGATTTCCAGCAGGTGCTGGAGGGTACCCTGGAACTGGCGGAGCGGATCCGGCCCATGGTGGCAGATGTACCCGAACTCCTCTACGGCTACCAGGCGCGTGGCGAGTCGGTGCTCTTCGAGGGCGCCCAGGGCACCCTGCTGGACATCGACCACGGTACCTATCCGTTCGTGACCTCCTCCAACACTACCGCGGGGGGTGCGGCTACCGGCAGCGGTGTCGGACCGCGGTATTTCGACTATATTCTGGGTATAACCAAGGCGTATACGACCCGGGTCGGTGCTGGCCCATTTCCCACCGAGCTCATGGACGCCATGGGCGAGCACTTGGCGCGGCGCGGACATGAATTTGGCGCGACCACCGGGCGACCGCGCCGCTGCGGCTGGTTCGATGCCGTGGCGCTGCGCCGTTCGATCCAGATCAACAGCGTATCGGGTTTGTGCATAACCAAGCTGGATGTGTTGGACGGGTTGGATACCATCCGCCTGTGTGTGGGGTACCGATGCGGCGGCGCGGACCGGGCCACGCCGCCGGTGGGCGCAGAGGCATTCGCCGATTGCACGCCGATCTATGAGGAGGTGCCGGGCTGGAAGGAATCGACCGTCGGGGTTAAACACTACGACGGGCTGCCGGCCAACGCGCGCGCCTACCTGAAACGCATCGAGGAAGTCGTGCAGACGCCCGTGGACATCATCTCCACCGGGCCGGAACGCAGCGAGACCATTATCCTGCGCCACCCGTTCGCGTGA